A window of Streptomyces gilvosporeus contains these coding sequences:
- a CDS encoding alpha/beta fold hydrolase, producing MTDWQLTESFRSTSGMVRWDRLGPEGGEPVVLLHGTPFSSFVWREISQALAQQYQVFVWDMPGYGSSEMRHGQDVSLAAQGEVFTQLLGHWGLSAPSVIAHDFGGAVALRAHLLHKAAYRRLALVDPVALAPWGSPFFRLVRQNAEVFEQLPPALHRALVREYIGSASFPGLRADVAERLAAPWSDLGGQAAFYRQIAQADQRHTDDIQKWYPQLDIPVTVCWGAEDTWIPVAKAHELASAIPGAQLTVVPGAGHLVPVDAPAVLASTLLAFLCDPR from the coding sequence TTGACTGACTGGCAGTTGACCGAGAGCTTCCGCAGCACGTCCGGAATGGTCCGCTGGGACCGGTTAGGGCCGGAGGGCGGTGAGCCTGTCGTACTGCTGCACGGCACGCCCTTCTCGTCTTTCGTCTGGCGGGAGATCTCCCAGGCGCTGGCGCAGCAATACCAGGTGTTCGTCTGGGACATGCCGGGCTACGGCTCCTCCGAGATGCGCCACGGGCAGGACGTGTCCCTGGCGGCGCAGGGCGAGGTGTTCACCCAACTGCTGGGCCACTGGGGGCTGTCGGCGCCCTCCGTGATCGCCCATGACTTCGGTGGTGCCGTCGCGCTGCGGGCCCATCTGCTGCACAAGGCCGCCTATCGCAGGCTGGCGCTCGTCGATCCGGTCGCCCTTGCGCCCTGGGGTTCCCCGTTCTTCCGGTTGGTGCGCCAGAACGCCGAGGTATTCGAGCAACTGCCGCCCGCGCTGCATCGCGCACTGGTGCGTGAATACATCGGCTCGGCGAGTTTTCCGGGGCTGCGGGCGGATGTGGCCGAGCGGTTGGCCGCACCGTGGTCGGACCTGGGCGGCCAGGCGGCCTTCTACCGGCAGATCGCGCAGGCCGATCAGCGGCACACCGATGACATCCAGAAGTGGTACCCGCAGCTCGATATTCCGGTCACGGTGTGCTGGGGCGCAGAGGACACCTGGATTCCCGTGGCCAAGGCCCATGAGCTGGCGTCCGCCATCCCCGGGGCGCAGCTCACCGTTGTCCCTGGCGCCGGTCACCTCGTGCCCGTGGACGCCCCCGCCGTCCTGGCCTCCACGTTGCTGGCGTTCCTTTGCGACCCCCGGTGA
- a CDS encoding transposase encodes MADYSSLKPFAHPTRATIPVVARYEETVTDLCAALFAEFRRYDQRIRARQYMDGLLRAQGRKSIANIAAAVGVPGDEQRLHHFVSSSHWAWSPVRRALAAFLEEEGVPAVWVVLPVSIPKTGEHSVGVSRHFSPDSRQVVNGQRAYGIWYASERVFAPVSWRLHLPEAWLDNRSRRTKAEVPDELSAATPEDCVAGLRDDVRLWGDPARPVMTDARGVGEDRYLARLFDKKDSPVFVRISGHTRLMLDDRTRTGQGGHCAPARNLLVPERRLRCVVRRAGPAEPPQLRPLATATATVRLPPLKGAGHTALKSPGPLNLLGLWHDMRRPPTELWLTNMDASRATALLRTTRFIHMVGSGWQTRGEAVGLRDYEGRSFPGWHRHMTLASCAYALSSLKDASPDRCSGLSA; translated from the coding sequence ATGGCCGACTACTCATCTCTCAAACCCTTCGCACACCCGACACGCGCCACTATCCCGGTCGTCGCGAGGTACGAGGAGACCGTCACCGATCTCTGCGCTGCTCTCTTCGCCGAGTTCCGTCGCTACGACCAGCGCATCCGGGCACGGCAATACATGGATGGGCTGCTGCGTGCGCAAGGGCGCAAGTCGATCGCCAACATCGCCGCCGCAGTGGGTGTGCCCGGCGACGAGCAGAGGCTGCACCACTTCGTCAGCAGCTCACATTGGGCCTGGAGCCCGGTACGCAGGGCACTGGCCGCCTTTCTGGAGGAGGAGGGCGTGCCCGCCGTCTGGGTGGTGCTGCCGGTGTCCATTCCCAAGACCGGTGAGCATTCCGTCGGCGTGTCCCGGCACTTCTCGCCCGACAGCAGACAGGTCGTCAACGGCCAACGCGCGTACGGCATATGGTACGCATCGGAGCGAGTGTTCGCCCCGGTCAGCTGGCGCCTCCACCTGCCGGAGGCATGGCTGGACAACCGTTCACGGCGGACCAAAGCAGAGGTTCCCGACGAACTCAGCGCCGCGACTCCCGAAGACTGCGTCGCGGGGCTCCGCGACGACGTCCGTCTGTGGGGGGACCCTGCGCGCCCGGTCATGACAGATGCCCGGGGAGTCGGCGAAGACCGTTATCTGGCCCGGCTGTTCGACAAAAAGGACTCGCCCGTGTTCGTGCGCATCAGCGGTCATACCCGGCTCATGCTCGACGACCGGACCCGCACTGGGCAGGGAGGGCACTGCGCTCCGGCGCGCAACCTGCTCGTCCCGGAACGCCGGCTGCGCTGTGTCGTGCGTCGTGCGGGCCCTGCTGAGCCGCCGCAGTTGCGCCCGCTGGCGACGGCGACGGCGACCGTGCGTCTTCCTCCCCTGAAGGGAGCGGGTCATACGGCACTGAAGTCTCCGGGCCCCCTCAACCTCCTGGGACTGTGGCACGACATGCGCCGACCCCCTACCGAGTTATGGCTCACGAACATGGACGCGTCACGGGCAACCGCACTGCTGCGTACGACACGGTTCATCCATATGGTGGGCAGTGGCTGGCAGACCCGCGGCGAGGCCGTCGGACTGCGGGACTACGAAGGGCGTTCTTTCCCGGGCTGGCACCGACACATGACACTGGCGTCCTGCGCCTATGCGCTGTCGTCGCTGAAGGATGCGAGCCCCGATCGCTGCTCGGGACTGTCGGCGTGA
- a CDS encoding helix-turn-helix domain-containing protein, which yields MLTILELLAAEAPPAELEDLVRRARTAGLDDVAVSQLERAERLAVEVHTLFSRRRQREAELSALVDTARDLTLPYDLDALLKTITRRTRMLLGLDMSYITFRDAASGDSYVHTAEGHASALTVGYRVPYSSGIGDEAIGKSVPVWTPDYLSDERVRHTDVLDEVVRAEGLRAIIAAPLTFGEDAFGVLYAAGRNVRHFTVGEVSLMSSLGDMAAVAIEKTRTLERTHADVANLQSDSTQAESRLSELRRREDLHTRLVDHALAGNGLNSLVAEVATELRAAVLVLDAEHRPLSRYGTLPSLDEAEVLRACHAASKGQVPVAVTTGTWVVPVVAGSEELAVLLLHPGEPLDDTDVPLLSVAAQSLAVLLQVRRGEEAAASPFRDELFEDLLAAPRRPAKQFIQRAQRLNIDLERPHVVVVIRPEGGAQGRAASWAASYARRMDGFRSIQNGCIALLLPASDSSAAARGVSAELTPLLGQPVTVGAAGPVSSPDLVRQAHQEALRCLDALVSLDSVGAYASPADLGFLGVLLSDNRDAASFIAATIGPILDYDAQRMTELTRTLDAYFAAGGSPTHAAESLHVHPNTVSRRLERITELLGGDWLKPERALEVQVALRLQRTHDLLRRQRSGGPAAHADSPEQRSGLASFSDDSA from the coding sequence ATGCTCACCATTCTCGAGCTACTGGCCGCGGAGGCTCCGCCGGCCGAACTCGAAGACCTGGTCCGGCGGGCCCGTACGGCCGGGTTGGATGACGTTGCCGTTTCGCAGTTGGAGCGTGCGGAGCGCTTAGCCGTCGAGGTCCACACCCTGTTCTCCCGCCGTCGGCAGCGCGAGGCCGAGCTGTCCGCACTGGTGGACACAGCGCGCGACCTGACCTTGCCGTACGACCTGGACGCGCTGCTCAAGACCATCACCCGGCGGACCCGCATGCTGCTCGGTCTCGACATGTCCTACATCACCTTCCGCGACGCCGCGTCCGGGGACAGCTACGTCCATACGGCGGAGGGTCATGCATCGGCTCTCACCGTCGGGTACCGCGTGCCGTACTCCTCCGGTATCGGTGACGAGGCGATCGGCAAGTCCGTGCCGGTGTGGACCCCTGATTACCTGTCGGACGAACGGGTGCGGCACACCGACGTGCTGGACGAAGTCGTACGGGCGGAGGGGTTGCGCGCGATCATCGCAGCGCCGCTGACATTCGGTGAGGACGCCTTCGGGGTGCTGTACGCCGCAGGCCGAAACGTCCGGCACTTCACCGTCGGCGAGGTCTCCTTGATGAGTTCGCTGGGTGACATGGCCGCCGTAGCCATCGAGAAGACACGTACGCTCGAACGCACACACGCCGATGTCGCCAACCTCCAGTCCGACAGCACGCAAGCCGAGTCACGGCTGAGCGAGCTCCGCAGACGGGAAGATCTGCACACCAGACTGGTGGACCATGCGCTGGCGGGGAACGGCCTGAACTCCCTTGTCGCCGAAGTGGCAACGGAACTCCGGGCTGCCGTGCTCGTACTGGACGCCGAGCACCGCCCGCTCTCGCGCTACGGGACGCTGCCCTCCCTTGACGAGGCCGAGGTGTTGCGCGCCTGCCACGCTGCCTCCAAGGGGCAGGTGCCGGTCGCCGTCACCACGGGCACCTGGGTGGTGCCGGTCGTTGCGGGCAGCGAAGAACTCGCCGTCCTCCTCCTGCACCCCGGCGAGCCGCTGGACGACACCGATGTACCGCTGCTGAGCGTGGCGGCTCAGTCCCTTGCCGTGCTGCTCCAGGTGCGGCGCGGCGAAGAGGCCGCGGCAAGCCCGTTCCGCGACGAGCTGTTCGAGGACCTTCTGGCGGCTCCGCGCCGACCCGCCAAGCAGTTCATCCAGCGCGCCCAGAGGCTGAACATCGATCTTGAGAGGCCGCATGTGGTCGTCGTGATCCGTCCGGAAGGCGGGGCACAGGGCAGGGCTGCCAGCTGGGCGGCGTCGTATGCCCGCCGTATGGACGGGTTCAGAAGCATCCAGAACGGCTGCATAGCCCTTCTGCTGCCGGCCTCCGACTCCAGTGCCGCGGCGCGCGGGGTGTCCGCCGAGCTCACCCCGCTGCTCGGGCAGCCGGTGACGGTCGGTGCGGCCGGCCCGGTCTCCAGCCCCGACCTGGTCCGGCAGGCCCACCAGGAAGCACTGCGGTGCCTTGACGCACTGGTCTCACTCGACAGCGTGGGCGCCTATGCCTCACCCGCGGACCTGGGCTTTCTCGGTGTTCTCCTGTCCGACAACCGCGATGCCGCGAGTTTCATCGCCGCCACCATCGGTCCGATCCTGGATTACGACGCGCAGCGGATGACCGAGCTCACCAGAACGCTCGACGCGTACTTCGCCGCCGGTGGCAGTCCGACCCATGCAGCGGAGAGCCTGCATGTCCACCCCAACACCGTCTCCCGGCGGCTGGAGCGGATCACGGAACTGCTCGGCGGCGACTGGCTGAAGCCGGAACGCGCCCTTGAGGTCCAGGTAGCACTGCGGTTGCAACGCACGCACGACCTGCTGCGGCGGCAGCGCAGCGGCGGCCCGGCAGCTCACGCCGACAGTCCCGAGCAGCGATCGGGGCTCGCATCCTTCAGCGACGACAGCGCATAG
- a CDS encoding methyltransferase domain-containing protein, translated as MANREWDLLDEVFAPVYSPSTGIALDFLGLAGPNGGPMPSSLLEIGCGAGVIAVQAALVGCATVAVDVNERAVENTRLNAQRHGVADRVTAVHSDLFAALDDGTRFDRIFWSSNYVLAPEDYAYRSVHERAYVDPGYRTHRRYLAEAVHRLTDNGSALLHFCDRGDLRGLERIAAECGRELRVLRRSAVLEGQDLVEHILLEIRPLLDNTTQRGDRSGSGGRPVVMEGRCGARRTRVGAKPEKRRPARA; from the coding sequence ATGGCGAACCGCGAGTGGGACCTGCTGGACGAGGTATTCGCGCCCGTCTATTCCCCGTCGACCGGCATTGCGCTCGACTTCCTCGGGCTCGCCGGACCGAACGGAGGGCCCATGCCGTCGTCCCTGCTGGAGATCGGCTGCGGTGCTGGAGTGATTGCCGTTCAGGCGGCCTTGGTCGGGTGTGCAACGGTGGCGGTGGACGTGAATGAACGCGCGGTGGAAAACACCCGGTTGAATGCCCAACGTCATGGTGTGGCAGATCGGGTCACAGCGGTTCACAGCGATTTGTTCGCGGCACTCGACGACGGGACGCGATTCGACCGGATCTTCTGGAGTTCCAACTACGTGTTAGCTCCTGAGGACTATGCATACCGGTCGGTCCATGAACGTGCGTACGTGGACCCCGGATACCGTACGCACCGCAGATATCTGGCCGAGGCGGTGCACCGCCTGACCGACAACGGGTCGGCGCTGCTCCACTTCTGTGACCGGGGTGACCTGAGAGGTCTCGAAAGGATTGCTGCAGAGTGCGGTCGCGAGCTGCGGGTCCTGAGGCGCTCCGCCGTGCTCGAAGGGCAGGATCTGGTCGAGCACATTCTGCTGGAAATCCGGCCGTTGCTGGACAACACGACGCAACGAGGGGACCGGAGCGGCAGCGGGGGACGGCCCGTCGTCATGGAGGGCCGATGCGGTGCACGCCGTACAAGAGTGGGAGCGAAACCGGAGAAGCGTCGACCGGCACGTGCCTGA
- the pabB gene encoding aminodeoxychorismate synthase component I: MRTLLVDNHDSFTYNLFDYLARLSGQEPTVVRNDDSQWRIGHVKDFDRVIISPGPGNPARPADFGICPEIIRSAEIPLLGVCLGHQGIALAGGGVVALAPEPWHGRGSPVLHTGTDVFAGLPSPFEAVRYHSLAVTRLPGNLEATAWTPDGVLMGLRHRHRPLFGVQFHPESIGTEFGLELLGNFLGMRKEARRTTTCGLWTSVPGTAADRTGKSRAASTHRPAVRRRLKVCAKRLRTRWSEETVFQGLFGAATHSFWLDSSRADDALGRFSVMGDASGPLARIATADVWSSTVQVRSRSGTEIVTGEFLDWLDEDLRGTDTEVPRLPCGFALGWVGYLGYELKSECGGAAVHRAEDPDAAMIFADRAVVFDHQEGMTYLLALAEEDAGCSGHEDAGELSAHAWLAGTAARLDALAGLELGPAPVPPVVGAQVELRHDRQKYLNLIDSCQDEIRVGESYEICLTNTAEAWVDLDPWQSYRHLRQVAPAPFAALLRFDELSVLSSSPERFLRVDADGTAESRPIKGTRPRGATPAQDAALAAELRADEKERAENLMIVDLVRNDLGRCAEIGTVAADDILRVETYATVHQLVSTVTATLRPDSSAVRCVRSAFPGGSMTGAPKERTMQIIDRLEGGPRGIYSGAIGYFSLTGATDLSIVIRTAVLTPGRVRYGIGGAITALSDPEAEFEETAVKARPLLALTGGTFPRCWPATAVSGSTVGP, translated from the coding sequence ATGCGCACTCTGCTGGTCGACAATCACGACTCGTTCACTTACAACCTCTTCGACTACCTCGCGCGGCTTTCCGGGCAGGAGCCGACCGTTGTCCGCAACGATGATTCACAGTGGCGCATCGGTCATGTGAAGGATTTCGACCGGGTGATCATCTCGCCGGGCCCAGGAAACCCTGCACGTCCGGCCGACTTCGGAATATGCCCGGAGATTATCCGCTCCGCCGAGATTCCGCTGCTCGGCGTGTGCCTCGGTCACCAGGGAATCGCTTTGGCCGGCGGCGGTGTGGTGGCATTGGCGCCGGAGCCGTGGCACGGTCGCGGCTCGCCTGTTCTGCACACCGGAACGGATGTCTTCGCCGGGCTCCCGTCCCCGTTCGAGGCTGTGCGTTATCACTCCCTCGCCGTCACCCGGCTCCCCGGCAATCTGGAGGCGACGGCCTGGACGCCCGACGGTGTTCTGATGGGTCTGCGCCACCGGCATCGGCCGCTGTTCGGTGTGCAGTTCCATCCAGAATCGATCGGCACGGAATTCGGTCTGGAACTCCTCGGCAATTTCCTGGGGATGCGCAAGGAAGCACGACGGACGACCACCTGTGGACTGTGGACCTCGGTACCGGGTACGGCCGCCGACCGGACGGGGAAGAGCCGCGCAGCCTCGACGCACCGGCCCGCGGTACGGCGCCGGTTGAAGGTCTGCGCGAAACGGCTGCGCACCCGCTGGAGCGAGGAGACCGTCTTCCAGGGACTGTTCGGAGCCGCCACGCACTCCTTCTGGCTGGACAGCAGCCGGGCCGACGACGCTCTCGGCCGCTTCTCCGTCATGGGCGACGCCTCCGGCCCGCTCGCCCGCATCGCCACGGCTGATGTATGGAGCAGCACGGTTCAGGTCAGGTCGCGCAGCGGCACCGAGATCGTCACCGGCGAGTTCCTGGACTGGCTCGACGAGGACCTGCGCGGCACGGACACCGAAGTGCCGCGGCTGCCGTGCGGATTCGCGCTCGGCTGGGTCGGTTATCTCGGCTACGAGCTCAAGTCGGAGTGCGGAGGCGCCGCGGTGCACCGCGCGGAGGATCCGGACGCGGCGATGATCTTCGCCGACCGTGCCGTGGTCTTTGATCACCAGGAGGGCATGACATACCTCCTCGCCCTGGCGGAGGAGGACGCCGGCTGCTCCGGTCACGAGGACGCCGGGGAGCTCTCCGCACACGCCTGGCTGGCCGGTACGGCGGCTCGGCTCGACGCGCTGGCGGGTCTGGAGCTCGGGCCGGCCCCCGTACCTCCCGTCGTCGGCGCGCAGGTGGAGCTGCGCCATGACCGTCAGAAGTACCTGAATCTGATCGACTCCTGCCAGGACGAGATCAGGGTCGGCGAGTCCTACGAGATCTGTCTGACCAACACGGCCGAGGCATGGGTGGATCTGGACCCTTGGCAGAGCTACCGGCACCTGCGTCAGGTCGCCCCGGCACCGTTCGCCGCTTTGCTGCGCTTCGACGAACTGTCGGTACTCAGCAGCTCTCCGGAGCGCTTCCTCCGGGTCGATGCGGACGGCACCGCGGAATCCCGGCCGATCAAAGGGACCAGGCCCCGCGGGGCAACACCTGCGCAGGACGCCGCGCTGGCCGCCGAGCTCCGCGCGGACGAAAAGGAGCGCGCGGAGAACCTCATGATCGTCGACCTCGTACGCAACGACCTGGGCCGGTGCGCGGAGATCGGCACGGTCGCCGCCGACGACATCCTCAGAGTGGAGACCTACGCAACGGTGCACCAACTGGTCAGCACCGTCACGGCGACCCTGCGCCCGGACAGCAGTGCCGTGCGCTGCGTACGCTCCGCGTTCCCCGGGGGCTCCATGACGGGCGCGCCCAAGGAACGGACGATGCAGATCATCGACCGGCTCGAAGGGGGCCCCCGGGGCATCTACTCAGGAGCGATCGGATACTTCTCCCTCACCGGGGCGACGGACCTGAGCATCGTCATCCGTACCGCAGTCCTCACACCAGGACGTGTCCGGTACGGAATCGGCGGGGCGATCACCGCGTTGTCTGACCCAGAGGCCGAGTTCGAGGAGACCGCTGTCAAGGCGCGCCCACTGCTCGCGCTGACCGGAGGCACCTTCCCGCGGTGCTGGCCGGCCACGGCGGTGTCCGGGAGCACCGTCGGCCCCTGA